CAGCTTCAAGTTTCGTTAAGTCCACTTGTAACGTTGCTTATACCGATAAAATAACAGCTCGGTGTTTGAAAGATGTTTGAAATGTATAATTCGACGTTTAATACAGACTGTGGATTCAAATTTGTATTGTATATCTTATCACCCCCTAACATAAAAATTGCTCTTCGGTTATCCGAACTATGCCCAGTTCCAATTAGTTAGGATAATCGAGGTTCTACTGTAGATAGATCATGGATGGTAAATTTTCGCGACGATAATTCCCCGCCAATGCGATATTATCGTATTACGTCCCAGCGTTTCATGTAAGGACGTTACGCACGATTATCCGCTCCAAGCCTTTGGGTATACATTGTGTTACAAGTGcatgaatatgtatattatacaaagtacccgtttctaCGATTGTCGAGTGAGTCTGCTAATACGCATGCGCGGAGTGTAGAAAAGTCCGTTTTCGAGTCCTAGGACTTAAAAGTGGTCTTTCTTatactgcgcgcatgcgccgttgcgaacaaatctgacattacgcgaccctaaccttaatttcgtgcttcgtgGAAAAAACGCGTGACATACTCTTGTTATACAAGGTGAGGAACAAGTACAGAACTgtatacttttcttttcttatctttttcttttcttcttactATTCCACGCTCTTCGCGCGCGCGCatttgcaattaaaaattgatgCGCGGGTATTTTTTAtgtcatatacatatacaacaAGTTTTCGTAAAGCCGCGATAATATTCTAATACATGCATTAACTAATTAGTTATCATTCTCATCGGACATTATAATCCTTTTGGTCGATTTAAGATCACACAACGTCAAGACGCGAAGAGGGAGAAGGATTGTAGCATATTACATACGAATGTTTTCTCCTTCTTAGTTTCTGCTTCTCCTCCTTCCCCCTGCAGTTTCGTTCAGACCGTACGATACGCGgctggtttttcttttttttaattttattttatttttttttttccatgagAACATCAGAGTTTTAATTGACTGGTAACGTTTTGATAACCGCGTTACGAGCACGTTATATGCCAGATTCAAACCACTGTATCTTTTATTTGCAagattttgtttgtttcttattttgtatGATTATACGTAACAAGTTAAAAATGTAAAGTCACGTTATACGCGGACAAGACACGAGCGCTGATAAGATTCTCGACCATTTTATAACACTCCTCTACGATGTTGTAATATTAATTCCAGGAAACATTAAAGCCCAATAGGTACACGCCCAATAAGCAGTCCGATGAATCGAGTACGAATTAAATGAGCAAAAAATGGAGATTGAACTTCGACTTCGAAAGAGGCGAAAAAGTGTAATGACAATAAATTCAGAGGGATATAATGTCATGACAGCGATATGCGTGCAAGAAAAACACCCGGTGATCAAAGTCTATAACGCCGTAGCTTCATTCACAATCAAACatgggggtaaaaaaaaaacaatacttCGTGTATCGATTGTCTGAGCGCATATAAATTTTATGCGAAACGAAGCAAaacatgtaataaaaaatcaataccgagaaaatatatataacattACATGTGTATAATGTTCGGATATTCCAGATCAACTCGacaaaattgacttataaCCGACCTTTGACCTCGTAACATACATCGGCCGTGATTTATTCGCGATTTTTCAAGCGGTAGTGTAATTGCAAAATTAATATCTAATCTCttgatagaaaattttttctgcaaaacAGATTAAACTTGACGGTCCAATTTGTAAGTTTTCTTTACCTCGTTATTCGTAattcagaattgtttttttctttttgctttaTGTTTTTCCATCTAGCCAGTTTATCTCGTTTCTGGCAATTTTTATCGGTgagcgtaaaatttcattgtacGCAAAGAACGGTTATACGTACAAATGTTTATATCGATCAAGACCGGTTATATACCGTGTCTCTGATCTTGTACTATATTCGAAAACTATCGGACTATTGCTATTAGACAATTTGAATATATCGTTCAGCTGAAATTCAGGATACCGTAGATTTTTTGTGCGATAAATGCCGAAACAGGATTTTCACGGAACGACGAAAGAtacgattgaaaaattgtagaatttATAATGCATATGCATAAATAATCTAACGGGattaatttcgatttttcacaatatttttcaccgccTCGCTATCGAGCATGGCGATTTGCGTACTTGCTGAACGTCAATAATAAAGTAAACAAatatattgttaaaataaattctGTTTACGAAGCAGTCGAACGATTCTTTCTGCGAACCGTAGCTGCGGTTCGTTTTTCACTTCGTCCATCTATACGTCTTTCATGTACGCGTAAATGCGCgtcttttttcaacttctttcCACGCTGATAGAGATAGGTGCGTGCATTTATTACCCGTGCTTACTTATATCTGAGTTTTACAACCCCTTCGATGTAATCTTACTTAATACGGAAACTGCAAATATCCCGTCCTATAAATCATTCGTACGATCGTAATTCCACGACGCGGGTACGTGGATCGAAAgacaagaaaaagagaaacgagCGCGGCAGCGAGCGTTACTCTGATTACCCTGGTAAAACTTTCTACCAAATActacgaatttttacagaCATTAcgtacaaaaattataagtacgcagaatttttcgtaaagaattataaatttttctttcaaaattgtgatatcttgtagatttttttactgaaaaaatccAAATCTTCGTGAAAATCTACAACAAGTTTTTACGCGAAACTatggatattttcaattttttctacaaaattgtacgaaatatCCCAATTTCCTGAAAGAATTCGTAGAAATCACATTCGCCAGGGTAATTATGATAAAAGGAAGCGCGACGCCCGTATCGGCCAATTCTATCACATCTCGACATCCGCGGTTTGTCAACCCATCCGTCCATATATTGGCGCAACGCGGCTTGCCCGAATGGAGTCTGATTGAATCAGCGAACGCGCTTTAAATATAGACACGGGACGCAGCGAGGCCCGCCGCCTGCCCTCCTCGTATAtcctctttttccttttttccacGACACGGTGTTTCGCACTTCCGACGTATCGCTAATTTCACGCCCGCAATGCACGCGTGCCGTTGAATATCATCCGCACCTTCATCGCGATTACAAATGTACCTATAACGCGAATATTCTCTCAGCATACTTATCAACGACTAACGTGATGTGTACGATAAACGGAAACTGGATACaatttgcgatttttaatCTAGAATCGATCCggcgtttttcttttcctttcttcgtCTACGTACAATAAACAAATGGAAATATTATCGCAAGAATAAATAACTTACCGATTCGTGCGGGGTGATCTTCAGAACCGTATCATAACGCGTTTCCTTTGCGTATGTCTATAACAACGGGGTATCGTTAAGAATTTGTCAGAATTTGTTAACGATGAATTGATCGTCATTTTTCATCGCCCGAGCTGTACTTTACTGTCGTAGATGCAGGGATCAGGGATTTTCGGTAAAAGCCGGAGGTTGCAGAGACACGCGAATTCGCGTGCGTATAAAGGAGGCGCCGGGATTTCGGTACGCGTATCGATTAGTCTGAAGTGAGGCGACGCCGACGTCACGGCGGGTAAATTTGAACTTTGAAGGATGCGCGGGTTCTGTTCGGCGATTAGCGTTACGGCAATTTCCAAGAGTATCCGCGAAGTTCGAGGTTAATTCGCACGTGATACTTTAACATCAGAGCCCGGGCGAATCTTGTTAGGAGGAAGACCATAGCACTCGCTGAAGTACCGAGGCAACCCTCGTATCAATTTATGGCTATTTCCATCCACGCGACCCGTCGGACGATGTATTATTAACTGTGGAATATTTCGAACGGACGGCAGATGTGCTTTTGGCCAATCTGCAGATCACACTCGTTTAGTGTAGGTAGGTGCGTATTATCGTACGTATACAGCGTCTACGATTGTGTCGATGATATCGATACGATATTGGATACAAGCGAACAAAACGCGCGTATGATTCGGTAACGTCGAGGCATATATTCGCGTGGATCTAATTGTCGTTAATAAAATACACGCCACGCCGACGATTACTGGttacgaaaattgaagagccTATTTTTGTAGGTACGAGATTCACCGCAATATAACCATAATTCTGCTGCCTTTTTCGATAGCAAGAAACCTGGGgcgcttttacttttttaatacCACTCAGTCACGTTTTTgctggaatgaaaattttcaaatcgatgAATAAATATCACTGTAACTAGATCCAAGCGAGTTGTCTAGACGAtattccttctttctttttttttttgacgcaGCCAACTTCGATCTTGCTAATAAGTTTCTTAAGTGTGACAAAATCCCAAAGAGTTGTTCAGATTTTGGATAAAACGACGCGGCAGTGATTGATGAGCGATTTTTATGGTTCgtgcgtgtatgtgtgtagTTGTACTATATATAGGCATATACTGGCAAAGTGCGCGTGATGATTAGAGTGAAGTGGAATGATACACAATACACGATAAATCTTTGACCCTAGAGAAGAAATTGCACGTTATCGGCACTCTGGCTTCTGAGAGTATGAACTTTTGACATTGGATGAAGATCATTCGATTTCAAAAGGTTTTCAAGATGTCTCGAAGACTAATTATTACTAACGAAAACGAAGCCGagattattgtaaataattttttacatcgatTCTTTTGATTCGTAATTTATTGTATCATAATTTCCTAGCGGTTTCAGAGCATACATGCACCCAGGTGAAATATTTAACGGCATGAAAAATATAGGTAACAATCATTATCAGAAATTATGTAATTTCGCCTAATAATTGTCAACATAAATCTAAAACGTACATATATTGATCTATTTATACTTCTGGCAAATACGGTCGAAAGTCAAAATATTATGCTTTCAGCCTTGTTAAGGGATAACGAAGTCATACGAGAGACGTACATCTGACATCCCGGCGACAATAAATTTAATCTGATATGGACGCGGTCATTATTTATATCGCCTCTGAGATCTGTTTCGCGTTGCTCTTGCCAACAGACAACGATATATTCGATATGCTGGAAGCAACCGTGACCAGTATTTTATctataaattatcatttgtaaTATTTAACGCGTAAATTCGACCAATTGTTCTCATCAAAAATATATCTTACGttagaaattgagaaaaaaaaagatcaatttTCGAACCACTCTCTCGATATAACGTGCAAAAGTGTCAGAAGCTTTGTACCACTTTATATCGCGCattcagataaaaaaaaaaaaaaaattatttttaccttcCCCATTCCAAATCAGTACTTGGATCGATCCTCTCAAATCCGCGACTCCGGGAAAAGTTTCTAAGAGAAGCCTTCTTATTTTCAGTCATCATATTCCTTTGACGTTCAGACGAACCGTGAAATTATAACGAATAGTCTCGACGGCAATTTTATTACGCCCATTATTAATGTTATCACCTTTTTATTCACTTAAACCATTAGattaaaacttgaaaactAATTTCATGAAAACAACAATAAATTTCCCACTCAACTCATTGACCACAATGTCTTCTAGAGAGCTTTGCACAGAATGACGAGATCAGCGATGTTTGAAACGCGTCTAACAGCCTTTACAGGCATTCACTCACATTTAGACAGAGTATTGACATACCGTTAATACGACTACAATTTCTTGTTTGTAGGTATGTCAACTTATCTCTCCCAAACTTATTTAGGTCTCCCAAAGTTTCGTTTCGATTGAATTTTCGATCTATATGTTATCTGTCCGTCATTTTAGAAATCTTTTTACACTGCtgcatatattttatataagaAGACAACACATGCATCCATGAATCCCTTGGAAATTATTACCAGACACGAAATTTAGCGAGGTTTGACCTTAAGCTAGACAGAACAGATTCAAGCGATATTTAAGGTAAACAGAGCTGCATATTATTACGACTTTTACCAAGTATTTTAATAACTGATCCGATACCTCTTTTCTTGAAGGCACCGTGCAGACTGAAGTAAACATAGATTTATCGAAATTCGCCAATGCTCCTTCTTTGAGCCGTATCAAAATACTGCTATTACTGTATTTACTCAGGTAGAAGATCATCTCCGAGTTCTTCGTCTCCAAAGTCTTCGTCTTTCTTCCCTGCCGAAGTCATGGGGCGCGAAGGCAGAGGACCGACAGGATCCGAATAATTAGTATCTGTAAAAATTAGAGCTTGGATTTCGTAATCTAttcacgagaaaaaaaaaagagaaccaGCAAAACGAAGCTGAAAATGTTTCCAGAGTCGCTCAGTGGCGCGCAAAATTTTCACTCGCGTCGCAAGATCATCACTGCAACAATCAGTAGAGTGTTAAAGAAGACATATGCGAGCCAGGAATAGAATCTGTGGACGAGTTAGGTACATCTATCATCCAGTCAATCCATTAAGGTAATAATACAGGGCCATCAAACAGCGTGTATACATCATTCCGTTTAATATCAATCGCAACTGAAGCTGTGCAATGCTGCAATGATAATCATTACTTTGATAAGCTTTGCGCGATACTAAGGCTTGcagaatatttataatattacgtGTGAAagataggaaaaaaataaaccgccGGTTATTTCGTAACGAAGTGTTTGATATCAACTTTTTTATACTAGTAGATAGAAGTCACGAGACGTGGTTACAACGGAATATTCCAGAATCAATTATGGAAAGTTTTATAGTCTAGTTTCAACTTGAAGAAACTTTTTTGCCCAGAAATGCCGGAAATCAGTGCAGAATATGTGATGTGAGATTTAAGTGAATAATCTGAAAGATTTCTGAACAGTATTTTCGgcgaatttttccaaatacatAATATCGCATATGGTGGGTTTTAATGAAAAACCGATTCAGAGTAATTCATACCGTTCTGACGATAGAAATAGGATTATAATGTACCTTTGGAAACATGGTCAGATACTTGAGAATAATACGTTGATTAATGAAAAGACATCTGCATTCGAAGCACCTGCATACAAATCCAAACTTCTACTCTATCAGACAATGATGACGAACAAAAATAGTTTACAATAGTAACCATCATGTTTGCTTGCTACCTCAagcgattataattttttaacaaatgacGACTAGCAAATGGTGAAATAAGTTGTGTGACTTCCTTGAGTAACAAGATAACTTGAATGTATTTACAGCCcgataaatatattatacgatatatacatatttatatatatatagatatttgGCTTTTGCACAAATCCCCTTAATCGGTTTGTTTTCATATGAAGTGAACAATTATATGATTCACTTGATACTTATCAAGTTTAAACCTGATTAGCTTTAATAATCAAATGAAACAAGTCACGTAAATAACGATGAGttataattaatgaaaatcttGTGTTTTTCCAGATCCCCAGCTGTAAATAAATCAAGAGTAGCGTTTGGATACCCCACTTAGGTGATAGAATTCACTGTAAAAATCGTATCCATTGAAATCGCAGATTGTGCAAAAGAGATGGTGGACTTAGTTAGGTATACCACTCAATATAGGAGAAATCTGGATGCACCGAAAGCCATCTACAGTTATTGTCTATTGTGTTAATCACTTTCTGTACAAAATTCCAgagtattataatataatttttataataactgAAGCACCtagacaatatttttcttcaaagtaGGTAAATTAAACTTTGGCATGAGTTCAGGGATCACATTAAAAACTCCTTGAACCCACTTACAATTAGCATCGATCAATGTGCAatctttttattaattataaaaatacgtCCTGGCTTCTTGCTGGttgtataattgaaaatctattGATGGTTTAATAAGTAACTATCCCTGTGACATAATTGCAATTACATCTCAATAAGAAATTTCACAGTAGTTCAACTCTGTggttgtaagaaaaaaaaatgtaagtaaAAGATCATTGAGTGACTTACTGATATGCGTATTTGCCTCAGGTGTGAATTCCAACGGACTTTCAAGCATGGCCAAACGATTCGCTCTAACCGGACCTCCGTTGTAGAGTCCTTGCTGATCATTCCTCCCCGACGTAGGACTGGTTTGATGCTCCGACCTGATGCTGAGCCCAGAACCAGCTCGTGACGATGTGCCACTGTTACTTCGTCGGGAGCCTGGATTCGAACAAGACAGTTTAAACTCGACGAATAAActtaattgaatattttgttCACCATAATTATTCAGGAGTTGAAAACCGAACTATATTAATAGCTCACTTGTAGTTCCCGGGCGACCTGATCCCTGTCTTTCCTTAAGCTCTTTAGTCTTCTCAGCTTTTTTGAGCTCAGCCGCATACAGCTGTGCTTCTTTCAGACCCAAATCACTGCACAGTCGAACTAAGAACTTAAGGCACTCGATATTTTCAGGGAATTTCTTATGGATGTCTTGATATTCTGTAAGAGCTTTATGAAACTGGCCAGTTCTCCTTAAACATGCCGCGGCAAGTAGCCGCCATCTCGGTTGATCAGGTGCCAATTCAACGGCACGTTCAAAGTATATTAGTGCTTTTTCTGCCACCTAAGAATCAACAATTGTCGATaatggaaacaaaaaatgcagaataaaatgaaatatagaaatatataGATACCTGCATTGATATAAAGTAGGAACCCAGCCAATCGATCACCTCAAAGTTTGCTGGATAATATCTGTAAGACTGAAACAATGTTTCGATAATTATTGTTTGcaaactttttattattactggtttcatattttattcaacagtGCGACTAAAGTGGACACATAATGATAATGCAATTCATTCTTACATCACTGTAATACTGATACGCTTGCTGTTTGTCTCCCAACGTATCGTACATCTCTCCTAGTTTTTGCAAAACACCAGGGTCAGAAGGGATTATACCAAGCAGCTGGTTGTACCTGTCAAAACAAACAAGTAGCGTTAATACAGGTATTACATACAAGCTGTTACAAAAACCTCTTGTGTGATGAAAAAGTACCATTCCGCCGCCTGATCGGTGTCATTTATGAGCTGATAGAGGTGTCCAAGCTGATACAACGTCTGAGGGTCATACCGAATAATATTCCGCAATTTCCAGAAACACTCCACAGCTTCCTCATAGGCGTGAAGCTTTTTATAAACCAGTCCTGGATTAAAAGTATTATAGTGATAAGGCATTGCACCTCTGTTTTTTGATGAATCCATAAGGCAAGTAGAATTGGGTATAGAACGAACCAAGATTATAAAGAGCTTGAACGTGGCTTGCATCGCTGTCTAAAGCGCACAGTAAATATTCTCTTGCCCTCTCCAACTCTCCTTTCTTGATTCCACACGCTGATAAATTAACATATGCAGCTGCGTTATAACTGTCTGCCTGCCTAGCAGTTTCTGCACATTTTTCAGCCTGGTCATATTCACCTTGCTGTAGTAAGAAATGATATTCATAGAAGTAAGTCGAACATGATGTTAAAAAGATCTCAACTGCGTAATCGATTAAATGCatcataaattaaaattaccagaaaataaatgaacgatAGCATGGTAGATGCAGCGCTGTTTGCACTAGTTTCACGATTCTCAAAGACTTTCAAAGTGTCTATGGCAAGCTGTGTTTCTCTGTTATGTAGAAATACCATGGCTTTGTTGATTTCAAGATCAGCTGCCAGTGGTGAGTATGCAGACGATTTTATCATGTCAACGCACCtgataaattataaatcaGTAATTGGACTAGCAAGATGTGACTAGAAGGGAGgaaatgtttcattttcaacaatttgatTTCCATTAAATTTGATTCATAATGTAACCAAAATTTTACTCGGACTGAAATGACACACAGGTATAGTTTCTCACCAAGCAAACCCGGCTGTCAGAGTATCTTCGATAACAGGCGCGATTAATTTTGCTGCTGTAAGAATAGTTTTCTCTGCTTCTTGTTTCATCTCTTTCTCCAGCTTTGATAGCTCGTCATTTTTAATCACTTCATTCAATATATTTGCCACGACATCTTCCTAAACATTGATTATAAGTATTGAAATAGGATTTCAATAAGGGTAAAAGAATCTCACACTCGATTTGTGCAAGATTATATTGTCATTTGCAGTAGTACTTGAACAGCAGATGAAGTTAGATCACATCTATTCAAAGTATCGGATAAAGTCAACAAATATTTACTTCATCAAGCTATTCGGTTTTCAGTTGTTCTTACACAAAGAACAAGAGCCATTGTGAAACTTTGGAGCATGCCAGCTATATATTGATTAACATTGATAGAAATTAATGTGGTGCAAGAGACAAGCCTTAGATATTGTTAGCAACATAAATTACGAATTTTAATCTTTGCAAACGGGATGGTGAATTTCTGTAAGGAGGATGAGGGTGCGCGGAGCATGACACGAGTTAAACTTGTTCATAGTACGTGCCGTTTATAAGTCAAGTGCAGAAGAAATGTTTATAATGTTCATTTCGAGACATTTATAGGTATTTTCTGATATGAAGAGATAGAAAAGAGTCGAAGACATAAGCgaatttcaaagtttcgtCACATGCGCTCAACTCACAGTGTTAATATTATACTTGTCCTCCTGATCAATGTTAAGCTGCACTTCTAGCAATTCTAAAAAACCTCGTTTCATTTTGTCT
Above is a genomic segment from Neodiprion pinetum isolate iyNeoPine1 chromosome 1, iyNeoPine1.2, whole genome shotgun sequence containing:
- the nompB gene encoding intraflagellar transport protein 88 homolog isoform X2, with translation MTTLIHDDDIYSGYNDYPSLFSTKDLDQDELYQDAIKASYAKRPIITPKKPGTAMRLGTSSGFHRNGTGMIGRPGTGPRPMTAVRGAGYTSSSRQPFDPLNMNSSSRGPAPPLETGKEDTPEEKIKIAEQRIMELIENSVQAICENNFRVALERAREASSRERALIRLQEQAGLSDSHNVDLTFAVLFNLASQYANNEMYTEALATYQAITRNRMFSNSARLKVNMGNIHVKMGQLPQAIKMYRMALDQAPTAQKDLRIKIMHNIGMLFVQMGRLEEAANSFEWVMRERAEFKAGLHAVLCHFALSHRDKMKRGFLELLEVQLNIDQEDKYNINTEDVVANILNEVIKNDELSKLEKEMKQEAEKTILTAAKLIAPVIEDTLTAGFAWCVDMIKSSAYSPLAADLEINKAMVFLHNRETQLAIDTLKVFENRETSANSAASTMLSFIYFLQGEYDQAEKCAETARQADSYNAAAYVNLSACGIKKGELERAREYLLCALDSDASHVQALYNLGLVYKKLHAYEEAVECFWKLRNIIRYDPQTLYQLGHLYQLINDTDQAAEWYNQLLGIIPSDPGVLQKLGEMYDTLGDKQQAYQYYSDSYRYYPANFEVIDWLGSYFISMQVAEKALIYFERAVELAPDQPRWRLLAAACLRRTGQFHKALTEYQDIHKKFPENIECLKFLVRLCSDLGLKEAQLYAAELKKAEKTKELKERQGSGRPGTTSSRRSNSGTSSRAGSGLSIRSEHQTSPTSGRNDQQGLYNGGPVRANRLAMLESPLEFTPEANTHINTNYSDPVGPLPSRPMTSAGKKDEDFGDEELGDDLLPE
- the nompB gene encoding intraflagellar transport protein 88 homolog isoform X1, translating into MTTLIHDDDIYSGYNDYPSLFSTKDLDQDELYQDAIKASYAKRPIITPKKPGTAMRLGTSSGFHRNGTGMIGRPGTGPRPMTAVRGAGYTSSSRQPFDPLNMNSSSRGPAPPLETGKEDTPEEKIKIAEQRIMELIENSVQAICENNFRVALERAREASSRERALIRLQEQAGLSDSHNVDLTFAVLFNLASQYANNEMYTEALATYQAITRNRMFSNSARLKVNMGNIHVKMGQLPQAIKMYRMALDQAPTAQKDLRIKIMHNIGMLFVQMGRLEEAANSFEWVMRERAEFKAGLHAVLCHFALSHRDKMKRGFLELLEVQLNIDQEDKYNINTEDVVANILNEVIKNDELSKLEKEMKQEAEKTILTAAKLIAPVIEDTLTAGFAWCVDMIKSSAYSPLAADLEINKAMVFLHNRETQLAIDTLKVFENRETSANSAASTMLSFIYFLQGEYDQAEKCAETARQADSYNAAAYVNLSACGIKKGELERAREYLLCALDSDASHVQALYNLGLVYKKLHAYEEAVECFWKLRNIIRYDPQTLYQLGHLYQLINDTDQAAEWYNQLLGIIPSDPGVLQKLGEMYDTLGDKQQAYQYYSDSYRYYPANFEVIDWLGSYFISMQVAEKALIYFERAVELAPDQPRWRLLAAACLRRTGQFHKALTEYQDIHKKFPENIECLKFLVRLCSDLGLKEAQLYAAELKKAEKTKELKERQGSGRPGTTSSRRSNSGTSSRAGSGLSIRSEHQTSPTSGRNDQQGLYNGGPVRANRLAMLESPLEFTPEANTHINTNYSDPVGPLPSRPMTSAGKKDEDFGDEELGDDLLPEIGRRVKPRWWYRQNELFTRLFKSRLFFSRMMSEDKR
- the nompB gene encoding intraflagellar transport protein 88 homolog isoform X3; translated protein: MTTLIHDDDIYSGYNDYPSLFSTKDLDQDELYQDAIKASYAKRPIITPKKPGTAMRLGTSSGFHRNGTGMIGRPGTGPRPMTAVRGAGYTSSSRQPFDPLNMNSSSRGPAPPLETGKEDTPEEKIKIAEQRIMELIENSVQAICENNFRVALERAREASSRERALIRLQEQAGLSDSHNVDLTFAVLFNLASQYANNEMYTEALATYQAITRNRMFSNSARLKVNMGNIHVKMGQLPQAIKMYRMALDQAPTAQKDLRIKIMHNIGMLFVQMGRLEEAANSFEWVMRERAEFKAGLHAVLCHFALSHRDKMKRGFLELLEVQLNIDQEDKYNINTEDVVANILNEVIKNDELSKLEKEMKQEAEKTILTAAKLIAPVIEDTLTAGFAWCVDMIKSSAYSPLAADLEINKAMVFLHNRETQLAIDTLKVFENRETSANSAASTMLSFIYFLQGEYDQAEKCAETARQADSYNAAAYVNLSACGIKKGELERAREYLLCALDSDASHVQALYNLGLVYKKLHAYEEAVECFWKLRNIIRYDPQTLYQLGHLYQLINDTDQAAEWYNQLLGIIPSDPGVLQKLGEMYDTLGDKQQAYQYYSDSYRYYPANFEVIDWLGSYFISMQVAEKALIYFERAVELAPDQPRWRLLAAACLRRTGQFHKALTEYQDIHKKFPENIECLKFLVRLCSDLGLKEAQLYAAELKKAEKTKELKERQGSGRPGTTSSRRSNSGTSSRAGSGLSIRSEHQTSPTSGRNDQQGLYNGGPVRANRLAMLESPLEFTPEANTHIKLVEE